CTCAAGATTATCGGCAGCAGTTCCGTTACCGGACAACGTATCGTGAACCGCGCTCCAGAACAGGGACGACACTTCATTGTATTTGACCTTCGTGGGTGCGGATGGACGAGGCACGGACGTCTCGAATACCGGCTTCCAGTTCGTGATTACCGGTTGAGCCGCGGCGATATCCTTATCGTCATAGAGAGCCTTCAGCGTAGGCAAATTGGCGATTTCGATCGCCCGTTCCTTCTGTTGTTCAGGCGCAGCAAGGAATCTGACCAGTTTGATCGCTTCCTCGGGTGATTTTGTATATTTCGAGATCGCGAGATTCCAGCCGCCCAATGTCGCTGCGGAACTTTGCCCCTCTTTCGAGCTCGGGAGGGTCGTCACGTCGAATTTGCCTTTGATCGCGCTGTCGGGGCCATTACCCAGCGCGTAGGCATAAGGCCAGTTGCGCATGAAGACGGCATTCCCCGTCTGCCAGACGCCGCGGCTCTCCTCTTCCGTATAGGCCAGGACGCCTTTTGGCGCGATCGTATCGATCCACCCCTTTGCCCGGTCTACTGCAGTAACCGCTTCGGGATTGTTGATCGAGATCGTGCCGTCGGACTCTATGATCTGGCCGCCTCCCGAAGATTTGATCCATTCGAGCGCGTTGCAAGTCAGGCCCTCATAGGCGTTACCCTGGAAAACATAGCCATACATGGCCTTGTTGCCAGCCTTGCGCTCGCCCTCCTGGATTTCCTTGGCAGTCGCAGCCATCTCATCCCAGGTTTTGGGAACCGGCTTCTTGTATTTCTCCAGCAGATCCTTGCGGTAGTAGAAGGCGGGCGCATCTGTATACATCGGCATGGCAACGAGTTTGCCATCAACCGTCTGGCTTTGGATCATTGATGGAAAGTGTTGATCGACGACATCCTTCATGGCCTCTGTCAGATCAAGAAACTGGTCGGCCAATTGCGGCGCCCAGATCACATCCGTGCGGTAGACATCGATGTCCGTATTCCCTGCAGCAAGCCACAGCCTGTACTGGCCAAACTGATCGGAGCTGTTTGCGGGCATCGCGACAATTTTGACTTTATTACCCGTTTCCTTTTCGAAACGGTCGAGCTGCTTGCGCAGGAACTCGCGCCCGTTGCCGGTATCACCCGAGGCGATCGACAGGTCGGCGGCGAACGCGCCCGAGCAGATAAGCGTGGTAGCCAAAAGGCTGACAAAAATTGATTTCGCTCTCATGATTTCCTCCCGTAAATCCAAGTGGAACAACGCGTACTGGTGGTGCGCCGTTCCAATTTATGAAAACTCCTCCTCGAACACTTTGAAGCATTGATGCAAAATATCAATCCAAAGCGCTTTGGACAAAGGGTGACAAAGGCAGGTCTTACTGTCAAGTTGGAATATGAGATGTCCGCAAAAATCCAGAGAATGAAGCCTGTCTATTTCTACCTGTATCCATCTTGGGTTGAAATTACTTTCAAAGCGCTTCGAAATTGCGCTATGATAAGGTATGTGCATGCCCCTCTGATTAAATGAAATTTGCACGCTTGGATCGTCTGATATGAAACTCAAGGAACTGGCCGAACAACTTGGGCTCTCGCAAACGACGGTCAGCCGCGCGCTCAATGGCTATCCGGAGGTCAACGAGGCGACACGGGAGCGGGTCAACAAGGCGGCTCTCAAGTTTGGTTATAGCGCCAACGCCAATGCGCGCCGCCTGGCGATGGGGCGTGTCGGCGCGATTGGAATTGTCGTGCCGATCCACAGCAGCGAACGTTTCGGCCCGCATACCAGCGAGTTCTTGTCAGGCCTGGCGGAGCGCCTCTCGCGTGACGAAATCGATTTTCTGATCACCCCTCTGATCAACAATGACGAGATTTCCGCCTATAGACGTCTGATCTCCAGCAAGCGCGTCGACGCGATGATTGTCTCACATCCTTCCCTTGTCGATGAGCGCGTTGCTGTGCTTACGGAAGCCCAATTTCCGTTTGTGCTTCATGGGCGGACAAACATAGACGCGCCGCACGCCTGGCTGGATATCGACAATAAGGGTGCCTTCTATCAGGCAACGTCACATCTTCTCGATCTTGGCCACAAGCATATTGCCATGATCGATGGCCTTAAGGGATTCACCTTCTCGGAGCATCGCGAGGAGGGTTATCGTGATGCGCTAACGGAACGCGGTATTTCGATCGACCCGCATTTTATCGTGCACGACTGTTTTTCCGACGAGATCGGTTTTCGCGAAACCCAGCGTTTCCTGTCCTTGCAGCCTCATCCAACCGCCATTCTCGCAGGATCGATGATGACCGCATTGGGCGTCTCCCGGGCGATCCGCGCCAAGGGCTACCAGCTTGGCAAGGAAGTTTCGATCATCGCCCATGATGACGTCTTTCCCTATCTCAATGCCAGCAACATGGTTCCGGCGATGACGACGACACGTTCTTCGATAAGAGCGGCAGGTACGCGGATTGCAGAAATGCTTGTCCGCTTGCTCGATGGCGAGCCACCAGAAACCATCCACGAAGTTTGGCCGGTTGAACTGATTCTGCGCCAATCGAGTGGCCCGCCGGTTATTCCGGCTAAGTAACAGCTGACCCGCGTTTCTCGGCTTCCATACACCACATATTAATCCTTGTGGAACACAACTGGAACAGATAGTGTTTGTTCTGGTTTTGTTTTTTCCGATTCCACGCAAAGGATCGCCGATGCTCACGCGTAAACAACATGAACTTCTGCTCTTCATCCACGAGCGTTTGAAGGAGACAGGCATCCCGCCTTCGTTCGACGAGATGAAGGATGCATTGGATCTGGCCTCGAAATCCGGCATACACCGGTTGATCACTGCCCTGGAAGAGCGCGGCTTCATTCGCCGGCTTGCAAACCGTGCAAGAGCGCTGGAAGTTTTGCGCCTGCCGGACTCCATCGCTCCCGGCCTCAACGCTCAACGGAAATTCTCGCCGAGTGTCATCGAGGGAAGCCTTGGCAGAAATGTCGCCCCCGCCCGGCCACAAGCGCGTTCCTCCGACGATATAAGCGCGTCGACGGTCGTCAGCATCCCGGTCATGGGCCGCATTGCCGCTGGTGTGCCGATTTCCGCTATCCAGAACCAGACCCATATGATCGGCCTGCCCCCGGACATGATAGGGAGCGGCGAACATTACGCGCTTGAAGTCAAAGGCGATCTCGATGATCGAGGCCGGGATTTTCGATGGGGATACTGTCGTGATCAAGCGCGGTGATACTGCCAATCCGGGCGAGATCGTTGTCGCACTGGTCGATGACGAAGAGGCAACGCTCAAGCGCTTCCGCCGTAAAGGAGCGTCGATTGCCCTCGAAGCGGCAAATCCAGCCTATGAGACGCGGATTTTCGGCCCGGATCGCGTTCAGGTTCAGGGTAAGCTTGTCGGTCTTATAAGACGATACTAACAATCGCCGGGCTTTTCGCAGCCCGACGTCTGATTCCGGGCGGCATTGACACGTTTACGGGATTTGTAATCCTCGATGTTGCGCGCGGCACGCGAATACATTCGATAAGCGTTCCATGGACGGACCGGTGGTCCTACGGCATAATTGATGATGACGGACTGAAGGCGACGGGCGCGAGAAGAGTTTGCCTCGGCGAGGAATGCTTGCGAACCATTTTCGCGGTCTGTGGAAGGTAGCCGAACAGGTTCGTGTGAATTCAGGCTAATCTCTGCGGTACCGTGCAACGCGAGATCGCGCTTGGTTAGTACGAGTATGTTCTTATCCTCGCATATCGCGGTTCCGGTCGAATACGCCAGGATAACAATATCTCCCTCGCCGCACGCAGCTTGCCTCCGTCCAGCCTCGTCCGTATAGGCGATTATCAACCCTCCCGGCTCGCGTGCAGTGCAAACTTTTTCAACACACTCAAACTGCATTTCTTTAGAAGGTGCGCCGGCCTTCGACGGTTTTACCACCTCGTTTATGCCATAGCCCTGCTGCCAATTGTTTAGAGTGAACGCGCTGCCGGATGCTCGATTGACCGCCAGATTGCTGTCATCTGTACGCAGTGCGACCAGTTTTCCGTCCTCTGAAACAATGATCTGCGGCTCCTGCGCTCGCATCATCATAAACGCCGCGCCTAACAATAAGGGTATGCCGCACAGCCGCAGACGCGTCGATAGGCACAGCAACATCACAAGGCCAATGCTCATCAGGATCAAAGTACCTTGCGGCATAAGGCCTAAATTGCCGCTGGGAGAGCGCGACGCGACCATTTTTGCAAGCGCAATGACGACCTCGATGCCCCGTCCCATGACTGTAAACGGTAGCCAATCCAGATCGAATGGCATGGCCAGCAAACCGAGCACGGCAAATGGCATGACAAACACTGAAATGACCGGCAGCGCGAGAGCGTTACCGATAAGGCCGAATGGCGCCGTATTGTTGAAATGATAAGCCGCAAAGATTGAGCTCGCGGTCCCGGCTACCACTGATGTCATGGCAATAGTGCCTATGTGGTTCACGGCCTTGATCGGCAACGCTAAAACCAAATGATTGGACGCACCTTTCTGGAAGGCAAGTCTTCCCTGACGCCGGGACCACCAGCTATAAAATGCAATCAAGGCGGCAGTTGCCGAATACGACATCTGAAAGCTTGGACCAAGGATTTCGTGCGGTGATATCGCCGTGGTGATCAACGCCGCAATAGCGAGATTGCGCATCGATATAGCCGCCCGGTCAACAGTCACAGCCAGGAGTATCACAGCGAGCATGACGAAGCTGCGCTGGGCCGCGACGTCTGAGCCCGACAGCAGCAAATAGAATGCGGAGCCCACCAAGGCGATCACCGCCGAGAGTTTCTTCACGGGAAACCGCGCCGAAAAACCGGGGAAAAATGCCATGATCGCGCGTAGCGAGCCGATGATCGTTGCCGCTACCAGTGCCATGTGGAAGCCGGAGATCGACAGGATATGTGAAAGTCCGCTCAAGCGGAAAGCGCTGTTGGTGGCGTCGCTGATACCATCGCGCTGGCCGGTGATCAGCGAGGCAGCGATGTCACCCGGTTCGCCTCTGATATTGCGTAGAATGCGCTGGGTGAGTTGCTGCCTGATATTTGCAATCGCCAGCAAGATTGTAGCAACTGGTCCTGTGTCCGAAGCCACAGGCAGTGTTTCGAGCTTTCCCAGCACAAATCCACTCGCGCCGACACCCCTGTAGTAGTTATAGAAGGCGAAATCATAATTACCCGGCCGCATCGGGCCTGACTGCGGTCGCAGGTGGACGAGGCCTTTGAGACCATCGCCGACCTTCAGGTTGCGGGGCACTGATCTCGCCGAAACAACCACGCGGTTGGACCGCATTTTAGTGCCGGTCGTACTGTGGACATCACATCCACTGTAAGACGCCACCCGCCCTTGGCATCTCGCGACATCGCTTTTACACGGCCCGACATCCGCACCGTGACTTCCGAGCCGAGCATTCGGGTTCCGGCCCGGATCGTTTCGACTTTGCCAAATAGCATGCCGGCCACAAGTGCGATCGCGAATAGAAGAACAAGCCGCATCACGGGTCGCGCCTGCGCCAAGGCATGACAACCGACGAGAAAAGTCATGCCCGAAAGGATGGCACTGAGCCTCGGTTCGACAGCCGCATTAAAATAGAAAATCGCACCGACACCCGCAAAGACAGGTAAGAACAGAAACAGCGTACCGCGATCGACCTCGCAGTTGAATGCTTTGGGAATCGTGAGAGGCAGGGCCTGAAGTTGAGCTCGTGCAGAATTGCCAAGTCCACGTAACTTGGCGGGCCAGCTTTCTTTTTCAACGACTAGATCACTGGTCCGCGTTTGAGTCGCGATTTCATAGTCACCGCCGCTGTCGGGACGGAGAAAAAACTGCTGTTCCCTGGTCTTTGTTCTGGTAGCAGGACCTTCCATTTGCTTTCCGGTTCTGCAAGTGCCCTTGCACAGCAGCGGTGCTATGCTACATGAACGCCAGATCAATTCGATTGGACGTTCGGCTAATACGCCGGGCATCTGCTGGAGAACTTATGTCATCTTCTGTTGTCACCCGTTTCGCACCCTCTCCGACCGGTTATCTGCATATCGGCGGGGCCCGCACTGCCCTGTTCAACTGGCTTTATGCCAAGCATACGGGCGGCAAGATGTTACTGCGCATCGAGGACACCGATCGGGAACGCTCTTCGGAAGCAGCCGTAACTGCCATTCTCGACGGTCTAAAGTGGCTGGGTCTTGATTGGGATGGCGATGCTGTGTCGCAATATGAGCGCGCACCGCGCCATCGCGAAGTTGCAGAGGAGCTCGTCAGCAGGGGTAGGGCCTATTATTGCTATGCTTCACAGGTCGAGCTTGAGGAAATGCGCGAGAAAGCCCGTGCGGAAGGCCGTCCGCCGCGTTATGACGGCCGCTGGCGGGATCGCGATCCCAAGGAAGCGCTTGAAGGCATTAAGCCGGTCATCCGCATCAAGGCGCCTCAGGCGGGTGAAACACTCGTTCGCGACCAGGTTCAGGGCGACGTCAGGTTCCCCAACAAGGACCTCGACGATTTCATCATTTTGCGCTCTGACGGCAATCCGACCTACATGCACGCTGTCGTAGTAGACGACCATGACATGGGCGTCACCCATATCATCCGTGGCGACGATCATTTGACCAATGCGGCGCGGCAGACGGTGATCTACGATGCGATGGGTTGGGAAGTGCCGGTCATGGGTCACACTCCGCTCATTCATGGTGCCGATGGCGCAAAATTGTCGAAGCGGCATGGAGCGCTTGGAGTGGAAGCCTATCGCGCCATGGGCTACCTGCCGGCAGCGCTACGCAACTATCTTGTTCGTCTCGGCTGGAGCCATGGTGACGACGAGATCATGTCCGATGAACAGATGATCCAATGGTTTGAAATCTCGGATATCAACCGGGGCGCATCGCGCTTCGATTTCCAGAAGCTCGAGGCAATCAATGGCCACTACATGCGCATCTCCGACGATGCAGACCTGGTCAAGGCCATGATCGATATATTGCCGGAAATCGAGGGTGGCGCCGAGATGCTGTCGCGATTGGATGACAACACGAAAAAGCAATTGCTCGCCGCGATGCCGGGTCTGAAGGAGCGTGCGAAGACATTGGTCGAGCTCGCAGATAGCGCAAAATATCTTTTCGCAAAGCGGCCGCTTGCGCTTGATGAAAAAGCGTACGGCTTGCTTAACGAGGAGGGCCGGAGCATTCTTTTCGGCGTACTTCCGGACCTTGCCGCGGTTGATGAATGGAGCGCTGAACCGCTGGATGCTGCAGTGCGGGCGTATGCGGAAAAAACCGGTCTGAAGCTGGGTAAAATCGCACAACCTTTGCGAGCCGCTTTGACGGGAAGAGCAACGTCTCCGGGTGTTTTCGATGTATTGGCAGTCTTGGGAAGAGAAGAGTCCCTTGGCCGCATAGAGGATCAGGCAAAAGGGCAATAGCACGTAAATTTGAGCTCATTTTTGCATTGCAACATCGTGCCTTTCGAGTACGGTGTCGTGCCTGACAAGATAAGATTGTGGCCTCATTCGAGGTAGATGCTTTTGCGCTGGATCAGCGCAAGTCGAAGCAAGAAAGGA
This is a stretch of genomic DNA from Phyllobacterium zundukense. It encodes these proteins:
- the gltX gene encoding glutamate--tRNA ligase — translated: MSSSVVTRFAPSPTGYLHIGGARTALFNWLYAKHTGGKMLLRIEDTDRERSSEAAVTAILDGLKWLGLDWDGDAVSQYERAPRHREVAEELVSRGRAYYCYASQVELEEMREKARAEGRPPRYDGRWRDRDPKEALEGIKPVIRIKAPQAGETLVRDQVQGDVRFPNKDLDDFIILRSDGNPTYMHAVVVDDHDMGVTHIIRGDDHLTNAARQTVIYDAMGWEVPVMGHTPLIHGADGAKLSKRHGALGVEAYRAMGYLPAALRNYLVRLGWSHGDDEIMSDEQMIQWFEISDINRGASRFDFQKLEAINGHYMRISDDADLVKAMIDILPEIEGGAEMLSRLDDNTKKQLLAAMPGLKERAKTLVELADSAKYLFAKRPLALDEKAYGLLNEEGRSILFGVLPDLAAVDEWSAEPLDAAVRAYAEKTGLKLGKIAQPLRAALTGRATSPGVFDVLAVLGREESLGRIEDQAKGQ
- a CDS encoding ABC transporter substrate-binding protein; the protein is MRAKSIFVSLLATTLICSGAFAADLSIASGDTGNGREFLRKQLDRFEKETGNKVKIVAMPANSSDQFGQYRLWLAAGNTDIDVYRTDVIWAPQLADQFLDLTEAMKDVVDQHFPSMIQSQTVDGKLVAMPMYTDAPAFYYRKDLLEKYKKPVPKTWDEMAATAKEIQEGERKAGNKAMYGYVFQGNAYEGLTCNALEWIKSSGGGQIIESDGTISINNPEAVTAVDRAKGWIDTIAPKGVLAYTEEESRGVWQTGNAVFMRNWPYAYALGNGPDSAIKGKFDVTTLPSSKEGQSSAATLGGWNLAISKYTKSPEEAIKLVRFLAAPEQQKERAIEIANLPTLKALYDDKDIAAAQPVITNWKPVFETSVPRPSAPTKVKYNEVSSLFWSAVHDTLSGNGTAADNLELLEAKLTELQGGSW
- a CDS encoding substrate-binding domain-containing protein, coding for MKLKELAEQLGLSQTTVSRALNGYPEVNEATRERVNKAALKFGYSANANARRLAMGRVGAIGIVVPIHSSERFGPHTSEFLSGLAERLSRDEIDFLITPLINNDEISAYRRLISSKRVDAMIVSHPSLVDERVAVLTEAQFPFVLHGRTNIDAPHAWLDIDNKGAFYQATSHLLDLGHKHIAMIDGLKGFTFSEHREEGYRDALTERGISIDPHFIVHDCFSDEIGFRETQRFLSLQPHPTAILAGSMMTALGVSRAIRAKGYQLGKEVSIIAHDDVFPYLNASNMVPAMTTTRSSIRAAGTRIAEMLVRLLDGEPPETIHEVWPVELILRQSSGPPVIPAK
- a CDS encoding ComEC/Rec2 family competence protein: MPRNLKVGDGLKGLVHLRPQSGPMRPGNYDFAFYNYYRGVGASGFVLGKLETLPVASDTGPVATILLAIANIRQQLTQRILRNIRGEPGDIAASLITGQRDGISDATNSAFRLSGLSHILSISGFHMALVAATIIGSLRAIMAFFPGFSARFPVKKLSAVIALVGSAFYLLLSGSDVAAQRSFVMLAVILLAVTVDRAAISMRNLAIAALITTAISPHEILGPSFQMSYSATAALIAFYSWWSRRQGRLAFQKGASNHLVLALPIKAVNHIGTIAMTSVVAGTASSIFAAYHFNNTAPFGLIGNALALPVISVFVMPFAVLGLLAMPFDLDWLPFTVMGRGIEVVIALAKMVASRSPSGNLGLMPQGTLILMSIGLVMLLCLSTRLRLCGIPLLLGAAFMMMRAQEPQIIVSEDGKLVALRTDDSNLAVNRASGSAFTLNNWQQGYGINEVVKPSKAGAPSKEMQFECVEKVCTAREPGGLIIAYTDEAGRRQAACGEGDIVILAYSTGTAICEDKNILVLTKRDLALHGTAEISLNSHEPVRLPSTDRENGSQAFLAEANSSRARRLQSVIINYAVGPPVRPWNAYRMYSRAARNIEDYKSRKRVNAARNQTSGCEKPGDC